A single Silvibacterium dinghuense DNA region contains:
- a CDS encoding ABC transporter ATP-binding protein, whose amino-acid sequence MSESKQASTHSAWGDRIRALKNVPQVLRIVWKSGPAVVSWGLILRVIVPVLGLFIGIVAARIITGVARAFEHQPQFPHFWWLVIAEIVLALLTGILSRTIDYTDQLLANRYTFHVSVQVMEQAAQLDLTTYENPEYYDRLERARAQATDRLAMIQQMGRLFQLSVLTLIWSGVLVYRSPGMILLLIAGVLPSFFGETHFAFLGYAKNFRQTPAKRQMDYLRQVGGSKEAAKELKLFNLSRYFSGRFRALSQQIYDEDVALANKKLLWGGLLSLISTAGYYGAYAFAIYEAVSGKYPTIGVFSLITVAIQQASTNFMQAFSTASGIADQALFLTDLIAFFEMKPTVYSKPNGLKLPRPIRRGFEFRNVSFAYPGTGRRVLKNFNFTLHPGERIALIGENGQGKTTIVKLITRLYDPTEGEILLDGVDLRDYDLDDLHHEMGVIFQDFMRYEMTAKENILVGHIEVPHTEEEIVSAAHKSLADTVVAKLADGYDQQLGRRFETGVDLSGGEWQKIALARAYLRDAQLLILDEPTAALDARSELEVFERFAELTEGKMALLISHRFSTVRMADRIVVLEGGQLVEEGTHSQLMALGGRYAGMFEMQAASYR is encoded by the coding sequence ATGAGCGAATCGAAGCAAGCCAGTACCCATAGCGCATGGGGCGACCGCATCCGCGCCCTCAAGAACGTCCCCCAGGTCCTGCGCATCGTCTGGAAGTCCGGCCCCGCGGTCGTCAGCTGGGGGCTGATCCTTCGCGTCATCGTTCCTGTACTCGGGCTGTTCATCGGCATCGTCGCCGCGCGCATCATCACCGGCGTCGCTCGCGCCTTCGAGCACCAGCCGCAGTTTCCGCACTTCTGGTGGCTGGTGATCGCGGAGATTGTCCTCGCGCTGCTGACAGGCATCCTCTCGCGCACCATCGATTACACCGATCAGCTGCTGGCCAATCGCTACACCTTCCACGTAAGCGTGCAGGTGATGGAACAGGCCGCGCAGCTCGATCTGACCACCTACGAGAATCCCGAATACTACGACCGCCTGGAACGCGCACGCGCCCAGGCCACCGATCGGCTGGCCATGATCCAGCAGATGGGCCGCCTCTTCCAGCTTTCGGTGCTCACCCTGATCTGGAGCGGCGTGCTTGTCTATCGCTCGCCAGGCATGATTCTGCTGCTCATCGCCGGCGTGCTGCCCAGCTTCTTCGGCGAGACGCATTTCGCCTTCCTCGGCTATGCGAAGAATTTCCGCCAGACGCCGGCCAAGCGCCAGATGGATTATCTGCGCCAGGTGGGCGGCAGCAAGGAAGCAGCCAAGGAGCTGAAGCTCTTCAACCTGAGCCGTTACTTCAGCGGACGCTTCCGTGCGCTCTCCCAGCAGATCTACGATGAAGACGTTGCGCTGGCCAACAAGAAGCTGCTCTGGGGCGGTCTGCTCTCGCTCATCAGCACCGCCGGCTACTACGGCGCCTATGCCTTCGCCATCTATGAAGCTGTGAGCGGCAAGTACCCGACCATCGGCGTCTTCTCGCTGATCACCGTCGCGATCCAGCAGGCCTCAACCAACTTTATGCAGGCATTCTCGACTGCATCCGGCATTGCCGACCAGGCGCTCTTCCTTACCGACCTCATCGCCTTCTTCGAGATGAAGCCGACGGTCTACTCGAAGCCCAACGGCCTCAAGCTTCCTCGCCCCATACGGCGCGGCTTCGAATTCCGTAATGTCTCCTTTGCTTATCCCGGCACCGGGCGGCGCGTACTCAAGAACTTCAACTTCACGCTGCATCCCGGCGAGCGCATCGCGCTCATCGGCGAGAACGGCCAGGGCAAGACCACCATCGTCAAGCTCATCACGCGCCTCTACGATCCGACCGAAGGCGAAATTCTGCTCGACGGCGTGGATCTGCGCGACTACGATCTCGACGATCTTCATCACGAGATGGGCGTCATCTTTCAGGACTTCATGCGTTACGAGATGACCGCGAAGGAGAATATCCTCGTCGGCCACATCGAAGTACCGCATACCGAAGAAGAAATTGTTTCGGCCGCGCACAAGAGCCTCGCCGATACTGTCGTTGCAAAACTTGCCGATGGTTATGACCAGCAACTCGGCCGCCGTTTTGAAACCGGCGTCGATCTCTCCGGCGGCGAGTGGCAGAAGATCGCCCTCGCACGCGCCTACCTGCGCGACGCGCAATTGCTCATCCTCGATGAACCTACCGCCGCCCTCGACGCCCGCAGCGAGCTCGAAGTCTTCGAGCGCTTTGCCGAGCTCACCGAAGGCAAGATGGCGCTGCTCATCTCCCATCGTTTTTCGACTGTACGCATGGCCGACCGCATCGTGGTGCTCGAAGGCGGCCAGCTCGTAGAAGAAGGCACCCACTCTCAGCTCATGGCCCTCGGTGGCCGCTATGCCGGCATGTTCGAAATGCAGGCAGCCAGCTACCGATGA
- a CDS encoding glucoamylase family protein, protein MFQVPAIDQEILDKAGLVPAEMRAHARTVTAQWSVIHRPQSPITLAPRIQQAEESLNALLAELEELPASAAQQGPNPLLEIRENPRLFRTAITEMVSVQKKVPKLPRVVSPLGEEPRAAVVASGYLEGAKSVWNGSALRIWLDEAQSFDPLELRELWILPTFLKFALLDSILMQADAMLHHPEMPDAGTPQLLTARIKSLRQLGHADWTSLMEPLVVFDATLLKDPSGAYAKMDFDSRENYRKRVAEIAFYSERSESEVAQSVIDFAVKAQQQRIEDPRVYLRQAHVGYYLFDRGFPDLARAIGYRPNFIHSLRLTLRRNPDDFFIIGIEVLTILLMAAIVVPLVPHHPVIGGLTVAFFLLLLPVSQTAIDFINNTVTAIFKAAALPKLDFTKGIPAEFTTLVAVPTLLMHEKQVRELVGELEVRFLANQDPNLHFALLTDLPDSVARPREADRDPLVDLAVKLIDGLNQRYASTAAKHGSFFLLHRHRIFNARQGVWMGWERKRGKLLDLNNYLKGTFDAFPVKAGDMATLARTQYIITLDSDTQLPRGTAQAMVGAMAHPLNRAVIDPDRRVVTAGYGILQPRVGVSVQSASRSRLASIYSGQTGFDVYTRAVSDVYQDLYGEGIFTGKGIYEVNALHAVLDRRFPRNSLLSHDLIEGAYARAGLATDIEVIDDYPSHYSAYTRRKHRWVRGDWQIAQWLFSRVPDESGHYVRNPISNISRWKILDNLRRSLVEPITLILLVAGWFGLPGGPLFWTAVTLFLLFTPTVVQLIFSLGRAMASEMPGEVREALLGFYQALIITLLNLIFLPHQTMLSLDAIVRSLVRRFITGQRLLEWETAAEAESSKAKRTPVDRYLAASPVFALALAGLLALFHLKALFVAAPILVLWGLESAITVWLNRAPREEKTPLTAQDEAWMRQHALRIWRFFHEFGGERHNYFIPDNVEEETLFEAARVSPTNFGLLLNARQAAVELGFLTLPEFCDLSLRSLDAMDRLEKFRGHIYNWYNTHTFEPLTPITVSSVDSGNLIASLYTLRTGARELLHRPVLKPTLFTGLETHWQLLRLQKGLPAELANRTTPARTAGIYGWIGWISETSQLPSLQQLPAYAAPSPDELAWWLRETRARLDAILSLVRNYLPWISCGYIPIRELVQQTLKDKEIIPTLENAPEFLDQLEQRLARAWATANATQSSAGSSDLDSSAQGILIEQLRSELPAVRQRLTALSEQLLAVSNGALRAAEEMDFAFLADKGRQLLSIGYEIATNTLHEATYDMLASEARIATFIAVSRGELPQQGWFKMGRVHTMAYGRAILLSWTGTMFEYLMPALWMRNYPDTLIARSLSSAVAIQREFGKANGIPWGISESGFGKTDDAGHYHYQAFGIPAISLKYDATAGPVVSPYSTFLAIGVEQQEAIRNLRRMEGMQWVGAYGFYEAADFCESTSKPVVVREWMAHHQGMAMMSLLNLLADNAVQRWFHANPEFQASELLLHEKPIREAGLKADQKPVRKAKKSAA, encoded by the coding sequence ATGTTCCAGGTTCCCGCGATCGATCAGGAAATCCTCGATAAAGCCGGCCTCGTCCCGGCAGAAATGCGCGCACACGCCCGCACTGTCACCGCGCAATGGTCGGTCATTCACCGCCCCCAGTCGCCCATCACGCTTGCGCCCCGCATTCAGCAGGCAGAAGAGTCTCTCAACGCGCTTTTAGCCGAACTCGAAGAACTGCCCGCCAGCGCCGCACAACAGGGTCCCAATCCGCTGCTGGAGATTCGCGAGAACCCGCGCCTCTTCCGTACCGCCATCACCGAGATGGTCTCCGTTCAGAAGAAAGTCCCCAAACTTCCCCGCGTGGTCTCACCTCTCGGCGAGGAACCTCGCGCCGCTGTCGTCGCCTCCGGCTATCTGGAAGGCGCGAAGTCGGTCTGGAACGGCTCGGCGTTGCGCATCTGGCTCGACGAAGCGCAGTCCTTCGATCCACTCGAACTGCGCGAGCTCTGGATTCTCCCCACTTTTCTGAAATTCGCATTGCTCGACTCGATCCTCATGCAGGCCGACGCGATGCTACACCATCCGGAGATGCCCGACGCCGGCACTCCGCAGCTGCTCACCGCGCGCATCAAGAGCCTTCGCCAGCTCGGCCACGCCGACTGGACCTCGCTCATGGAGCCGCTCGTTGTCTTCGACGCGACCCTGCTCAAAGATCCCTCCGGTGCCTACGCGAAGATGGACTTCGACAGCCGCGAGAACTATCGCAAGCGTGTCGCGGAGATTGCGTTCTACTCTGAACGTTCCGAATCCGAAGTCGCGCAGTCTGTCATCGATTTTGCAGTGAAGGCTCAGCAGCAGCGCATTGAAGATCCCCGTGTGTACCTGCGCCAGGCGCATGTCGGCTACTATCTGTTCGACCGCGGGTTCCCCGACCTCGCGCGAGCTATCGGCTATCGCCCCAACTTCATCCATAGCCTGCGCCTCACCCTGCGCCGCAATCCGGACGACTTCTTCATCATCGGCATTGAAGTCCTCACCATCCTGCTGATGGCCGCCATTGTCGTGCCACTTGTCCCTCATCATCCCGTTATCGGCGGACTCACCGTCGCGTTCTTCCTGCTCCTGCTTCCTGTCTCGCAAACCGCGATCGACTTCATCAACAACACCGTCACCGCCATCTTCAAGGCCGCCGCCCTTCCCAAGCTCGACTTCACCAAAGGCATCCCGGCAGAGTTCACCACGCTCGTCGCCGTGCCCACGCTGCTCATGCATGAAAAGCAGGTGCGCGAACTGGTCGGAGAGCTTGAAGTCCGCTTCCTCGCCAACCAGGATCCAAATCTCCACTTCGCGCTGCTCACTGACCTGCCCGATTCTGTCGCGCGCCCCCGTGAAGCCGACCGTGATCCTCTGGTCGACCTTGCCGTCAAGCTTATCGATGGCCTCAACCAGCGCTACGCTTCGACAGCCGCGAAGCATGGGTCATTCTTTCTGCTCCATCGCCATCGCATTTTCAATGCGCGCCAGGGCGTGTGGATGGGCTGGGAGCGCAAGCGCGGCAAGCTCCTCGACCTGAATAACTATCTGAAGGGCACCTTCGACGCATTTCCTGTCAAGGCCGGCGACATGGCGACGCTCGCCCGCACGCAATACATCATCACTCTCGACTCCGACACCCAGTTACCGCGCGGCACGGCGCAGGCCATGGTCGGAGCCATGGCGCATCCTCTCAACCGCGCTGTCATCGATCCGGACCGCCGCGTCGTCACCGCCGGTTATGGCATCCTGCAGCCGCGCGTCGGTGTCAGCGTACAGTCTGCTTCGCGTTCGCGGCTGGCCTCGATCTACTCCGGCCAGACCGGCTTCGACGTTTACACGCGCGCTGTCTCCGATGTTTATCAGGACCTATACGGCGAGGGCATTTTCACCGGCAAGGGCATCTACGAAGTCAACGCGCTGCATGCGGTGCTCGATCGCCGCTTCCCGCGCAATTCGCTGCTCAGCCATGACCTCATCGAAGGCGCTTACGCCCGCGCAGGCCTGGCCACCGACATTGAGGTGATCGACGATTATCCCTCGCACTACAGCGCATACACCCGCCGCAAGCACCGCTGGGTACGCGGCGACTGGCAGATTGCGCAGTGGCTCTTCTCGCGCGTGCCGGATGAGTCCGGCCACTATGTCCGCAACCCCATCTCGAATATCTCGCGCTGGAAGATTCTCGATAACCTGCGCCGCTCGCTGGTGGAACCGATCACGCTGATCCTGCTTGTGGCGGGCTGGTTTGGCCTGCCCGGAGGACCGCTCTTCTGGACCGCGGTCACTCTCTTTCTGCTCTTCACTCCCACGGTTGTGCAACTAATCTTCAGCCTTGGCCGCGCCATGGCCAGCGAGATGCCCGGCGAAGTCCGCGAAGCCCTGCTTGGCTTCTACCAGGCGCTCATCATCACGCTGCTGAACCTCATCTTTCTGCCTCACCAGACAATGCTCTCGCTCGACGCCATCGTGCGCTCGCTCGTGCGCCGCTTCATCACCGGCCAGCGTCTGCTGGAGTGGGAGACAGCCGCCGAAGCCGAATCGAGCAAAGCGAAACGCACCCCGGTCGATCGCTATCTCGCCGCTTCACCGGTCTTCGCTCTCGCACTCGCCGGGCTACTGGCACTCTTCCATCTCAAGGCGCTCTTTGTCGCTGCGCCTATCCTCGTGCTCTGGGGCCTCGAAAGCGCGATCACTGTCTGGCTTAACCGCGCTCCGCGGGAAGAAAAAACTCCTCTCACCGCGCAGGACGAGGCATGGATGCGCCAACACGCGCTGCGCATCTGGCGTTTCTTTCACGAGTTTGGCGGTGAGCGCCACAACTACTTCATCCCCGACAATGTCGAAGAAGAAACGCTCTTCGAAGCCGCGCGCGTCTCACCGACCAACTTCGGCCTGCTGCTCAATGCACGCCAGGCTGCTGTCGAGCTCGGCTTCCTCACCCTGCCCGAGTTCTGCGACCTTTCGCTGCGCAGCCTCGATGCCATGGACCGCCTGGAGAAGTTCCGCGGCCACATCTACAACTGGTACAACACGCATACCTTCGAACCGCTCACGCCAATCACCGTTTCCTCGGTCGACAGCGGCAACCTCATCGCATCGCTCTACACGCTGCGTACCGGCGCGCGCGAGCTTCTGCACCGCCCGGTTCTCAAACCCACGCTCTTTACCGGGCTCGAAACACATTGGCAACTGTTGCGGTTACAAAAAGGCCTGCCCGCCGAACTGGCGAACCGTACCACTCCGGCCCGCACTGCCGGGATCTATGGCTGGATAGGGTGGATCTCCGAAACCTCCCAGCTTCCCTCGCTCCAGCAGCTGCCCGCATACGCTGCGCCCTCGCCGGATGAGCTCGCCTGGTGGCTTCGCGAAACCCGCGCCCGCCTCGACGCCATCCTCAGCCTCGTCCGCAACTACCTGCCCTGGATCTCCTGCGGCTATATTCCCATCCGCGAGCTCGTACAGCAGACACTCAAGGACAAGGAGATCATTCCTACCCTCGAGAACGCACCCGAATTCCTCGATCAGCTCGAGCAGCGCCTTGCCCGCGCCTGGGCTACGGCCAACGCCACGCAATCGTCGGCAGGCTCTTCGGATCTGGACAGCTCTGCGCAGGGCATTCTCATCGAACAGCTCCGCTCCGAGCTCCCCGCTGTCCGCCAGAGGCTCACCGCGCTCTCCGAGCAGTTGCTTGCAGTCTCGAACGGCGCTCTCCGCGCCGCCGAGGAGATGGACTTCGCCTTCCTCGCCGACAAGGGCCGTCAGCTGCTCTCGATCGGCTATGAAATTGCGACGAACACGCTGCACGAAGCCACCTACGACATGCTCGCCTCCGAAGCGCGCATCGCCACCTTCATCGCCGTCTCACGCGGCGAGCTGCCGCAGCAGGGATGGTTCAAGATGGGCCGCGTGCACACCATGGCCTACGGTCGCGCCATCCTGCTCTCCTGGACGGGCACCATGTTCGAGTACCTGATGCCGGCGCTCTGGATGCGCAACTATCCGGACACGCTCATCGCCCGCTCGCTTTCATCGGCCGTCGCCATCCAACGCGAATTCGGCAAGGCGAACGGCATTCCGTGGGGCATCTCCGAATCCGGTTTCGGCAAGACCGATGACGCCGGCCACTATCACTATCAGGCCTTCGGCATCCCGGCCATCTCGCTCAAGTACGACGCGACCGCCGGCCCGGTCGTTTCGCCCTACTCCACCTTCCTTGCCATCGGCGTCGAGCAGCAGGAGGCTATTCGCAACCTGCGCCGCATGGAAGGCATGCAATGGGTTGGCGCTTACGGTTTCTATGAAGCTGCCGACTTCTGCGAATCGACCTCGAAGCCAGTCGTCGTGCGCGAGTGGATGGCCCATCACCAGGGTATGGCCATGATGTCGCTGCTCAACCTGCTGGCCGACAATGCCGTCCAACGCTGGTTCCATGCCAACCCGGAGTTCCAGGCTTCGGAGCTGCTGCTGCATGAAAAGCCTATCCGCGAGGCGGGCCTCAAGGCCGATCAGAAACCTGTCCGCAAGGCGAAGAAATCCGCGGCATAG
- a CDS encoding serine hydrolase domain-containing protein — MPSAERAKIDAAAEKVLATTGVPSATLAVVEHGEIVYTHAYGDARLSPKLAATPAMRYSVGSISKQFTAAAILLLEQQGKLSIDDPVSKYLPDLTQAKDVTIRMLLSHTSGYQDYWPEDYLMPPMREAVTAQHILDVWGKKPLDFEPGTKWQYSNTNFVIAGRIVEMVSGEELMPFLQEHIFKPLDMEAVWNSDAKKLGDTDAEGYIRYALGPLRPAPKEGKGWMFAAGELAMPAYDLSQWNISMMNRSLLEKKSYDEMAASVKLKDGTDSHYGLGIFVRQYDGHVLWEHSGEVSGFTAENLVFPDDKIAIAVLTNQDAASAGSGIARAVADLVLDTAAGKTPSSAELTQAKQIFAGLQQGKIDRSLFTDNCNAYFGDQALEDFKNSLGPLGEPSSFTQGSESLRGGMTFHSFAVKFDSRPQTLRVTTYTMPDGKLEQYLVEPVE; from the coding sequence ATGCCCTCAGCCGAACGGGCGAAGATCGACGCGGCAGCCGAAAAGGTATTGGCCACGACGGGTGTGCCTTCGGCAACGCTGGCGGTCGTTGAGCACGGCGAGATCGTCTACACGCACGCGTATGGCGATGCCCGCCTCTCGCCAAAGCTGGCGGCAACGCCGGCCATGCGCTATTCGGTCGGTTCCATTTCGAAGCAGTTCACCGCGGCGGCAATCCTGCTGCTCGAGCAGCAGGGCAAGCTCTCGATCGACGACCCCGTCTCGAAGTATCTGCCCGATCTCACGCAGGCCAAGGATGTGACCATCCGCATGCTGCTCTCGCATACCTCGGGCTATCAGGATTACTGGCCGGAGGATTACCTGATGCCTCCCATGCGCGAGGCTGTCACCGCGCAGCACATCCTCGATGTGTGGGGTAAGAAGCCGCTGGATTTTGAGCCGGGAACGAAGTGGCAGTACTCCAACACAAACTTCGTGATCGCCGGACGCATTGTGGAGATGGTGAGCGGCGAAGAGCTGATGCCGTTTCTGCAGGAGCATATCTTCAAGCCGCTCGATATGGAGGCGGTGTGGAACTCCGATGCGAAGAAGCTGGGCGATACCGATGCCGAGGGGTACATCCGCTACGCGCTGGGGCCACTGCGTCCGGCGCCGAAGGAAGGCAAAGGTTGGATGTTCGCGGCCGGCGAGCTGGCGATGCCGGCCTATGACCTCTCGCAATGGAACATCAGCATGATGAATCGCTCGCTGCTTGAGAAGAAGTCGTATGACGAGATGGCTGCGAGTGTGAAGCTCAAGGACGGCACAGACTCGCACTACGGGCTTGGCATCTTCGTGCGCCAGTACGACGGGCATGTATTGTGGGAGCACTCGGGTGAGGTCTCAGGCTTCACTGCGGAGAATCTGGTTTTCCCCGACGACAAGATCGCGATCGCGGTTCTGACCAATCAGGATGCGGCTTCGGCGGGCAGTGGCATTGCGCGCGCAGTCGCGGACCTGGTGCTCGATACCGCAGCAGGGAAAACACCTTCCAGCGCGGAGCTGACTCAGGCGAAGCAGATCTTCGCCGGTCTGCAGCAGGGGAAGATCGACCGCTCGCTCTTCACCGACAATTGCAATGCGTACTTCGGCGATCAGGCACTCGAAGACTTCAAGAACAGCCTGGGGCCGCTGGGAGAGCCTTCCTCCTTCACGCAGGGAAGTGAGAGCCTGCGCGGCGGCATGACCTTCCACAGCTTTGCGGTGAAGTTCGATAGCCGCCCGCAGACGCTGCGCGTGACCACCTACACCATGCCGGATGGCAAGCTGGAGCAGTACCTGGTAGAGCCCGTGGAATAA